The DNA window CACGACGTAGCCTGTTCCCGTGACCGACCGGACCGATGCCGCTGCAGATCCCATGGACGACGAGGCCAAGCGCCGCGACCAACTCCTGGCGGCACCCGACGCCGTCGAGGCGGATGCGGCGCCGCGCATCGACGTGACGCACCGCGAAGGGGTCACGCGGATCGATGTGCGCGACGACGCGGTGGTCCGTCCGGGTGGGCCGACGCGGGGCGAGGACGACTGACTGCCGAGCTCCGCGCCGCTGTCAGGCGCGGCCCTGCAGGATCAGGTTCCAGTACACCCACGGCAGCACGTGCCGGTCGAGGAACCACGTCAGCCGGCGCTCGCGCACCAGGCCGCGCCAGAACGGCACCGAGGGCTGCAGGCGGAGCTCGTCGTCGAACTCCGCGAAGACCACCGTCGAGCGCGACACGGTGAACGGGCAGACGCCGTAGCCGTCGTACTGCGCGGACGGCCGGCGACCGCGGAGCACCGCGGTGAGGTTCTTCGCCAGGACCATCGTCTGCTTCCGCAGCGCCCCGCCCGACTTCGAGTTGGTCGTGGCCGCGGCATCGCCCAGCGCCCACACGTTCGGGTACCGCCGGTGGCGGAGCGTGCGCGGGTCCACCTCCACGAATCTCCGCTCGTCGCCCGGGTCCGCGAGCGTGGTGGCGGCGAGCCAGTCCGGAGCGCTCTGCGGCGGCTCGATGACGAGGGCGTCGTACTCCAGTCTGCGCGCACGGCGGCCGTCGCTGCGGGCGATCAGCACGGTGCGGGCCGCGCCGTCCACCTCGGCGACGGTGCTGGCCGTGCTCAGCTCGATGCCGTACTCGGCGATCTTGCGCTCGAGCTCCCTGTCGACCTCGGGCACGCCGTACACGGTGGCATCGGGGACGACCAGCACGACGCGGATGTCATCCAGCACGCCTCGCGCACGCCAGTACGCGCAGGCCTGGTACATCGGCTTCTGGATGGCGCCCGCGCACGAGGCGGGTCCGGGCGGCTGCGCGAAGACCACCGTGCCCCGGGTGACGCCCTGCAGCAGGCGTGACGTCTTGACCGCCAGGTCGAGCGTGTAGTTCGACGCGACCTCCGGGGTGGACACCGCCTCCGCCAGGCCGGGGACGGCATCCCAGTCCTGCTGGATGCCGGGGCACACGATGAGGTGCTCGTAGCGCACCGTGGCTCCCGATGCGAGCGTCACGGAGCTCGCCTCGGGATCGATGCCGGTGACGGCGTCGCGGATCCACGACACGCCCTTCGGCGTCACGGCCCCCTGGTCGCGGACGACCTCCGCAGCCCGCGCCGTGCCGCCGGCGATGTAGCTGAAGAGCGGCTTGTAGAAATGCTCGGTGCGCGGTTCGACCACCACGATGTCCGTGACGCCCTGTCGGCGCAGGCGTCCGGCGACCGAGAGGCCGCCGTTGCCGCCTCCGATCACCAGGACGCGATGGAAGGATGACGGGCGGTCGGACGGCATGGATCTCCAGACGGATGCTGCGGGTCGCGCTGCTCGCGGACCGGCTTCCGACGAGCGTAGGCGCCGTCGGGCCGCGATCCGGCGGGGTTGACAGGTCGAGCGGCGGCGGCCGCGCCTCAGTCGTCGCGCAGCGGGTCGGGGTCGGGCAGCGCGTCGAGATCGCGCAGCGCGGCGCGCGCGTCGGCCACCCGCTCCGGCTCCGGCCGTTCCCACCAGTAGGGTCCCCGCTCCCCCAGTCCGTGCTTGGCCAGCCCCACCCTCCGCCGGGCCGCCGCGATGGCCTCCTCGTCGCCGGCGCGCTTCGCCGAGCGGACGCCGGAACGCCCGCGACCGAGGTGCGAGCGCAGGGCGGCGGCCAGCTCCTCCGGGATCGCCGGATCGGTCCGGCGCCAGCGGCGCCCGTCGATGACCAGCCATCGTTCCTCGTCGTGCTCGCCGGCGGACATGGCTCGACGCTATCGCCGGCGGCTACCACCTCGGCGCTGCGGGAGGAAGCCCGTGCCGACACGCGCCTCGCGGGCGCAGGCTCGGGTCAGACCGGCGTGCGCCGGTCGCAGAGAGGATCCATCATGAGCGATCGCGAACCCCATACCCGTCACAGCGACGACGCGCAGCACGACGACGCGCCGCCGACCGATGCCATGTCGGACGAGGTGAAGACCGATGCCGTCAGCGATCAGCTGCCGCCGGATGCCGCGGACGGCACCGCGCAGACGCATCCCTGATCCGCGGGAGCGTCTCAGCCGAGCACCGCGCGCAGCAGCCGATCGATGTCGGCTGGTTGCAGCGGCGACCGGCTGAGGGCCCGGAGGAGGAGCGCCCCGATGAGTGCCTCGGCGATCTCCTCCACCGGCGCCCCGCGCGGAAGGTTCGGCACCGTGCCCGTGGCGCGCTCGAGTCGTCCGGAGAGGGACTCGGGGCCGGCCAGCACGTCACGGAGGCGTCGCCCTACCTCGACGTGCTCGGCGGCGGCGGCGATGAGCGACCGCAGCAGCAGCTCGCCCTCGTCCCGGGCGAGCATGTCGGCCAGATCCCGCAGCCACCGGGTCAGGTCTGCTCGGATGTCTCCCGTGTCCGGCAGCTCGCCGCGGCCCGGGACCACCATCCCCTCGAGCAGGCACTCGGCGATGATGTCGCCCTTCGACGACCACCACCGGTAGATCGTCTGCTTGCCGACGCCGGCGGCGGCGGCGATCCCCTCGATCGTGAGGTGGTCGTACCCCCGCTCGGCCAGAAGCGTGGCCGTCGCCTGAAGGATCGCCCGGCGTGCATGCTCACTGCGCACGGGGCCGCTGCGGGGTAGGGCCACGGAGCTCCCTCCAGAAGACGAGACGGACCGTGTTATCTTAGCTCCGCACGTCCGCGTCGAGGCAACCGCTTCGTCGGACGACGCCCCCCGCATCAGAGGAGAAGAGTGGCCGAGCTGCTGCACCGCCTGGGAACGTTCGCCGCGCGCCGCGCATGGACGGTCATCTCCGCCTGGATCGCCATCCTCGCCCTCGCGGTCGGTGGGTTCCTGGTCGGATTCTCCGGCTTGAGCTCGAGCTTCGACGTGCCGAACACGGCCTCCGGCAAGGTCATCGAGGATCTCGAGAAGGAGCTCCCGGCCTTCAGCGGAGGCTCGGGCACGATCGTCTTCCACGCCACCGACGGGAACGCGCTCACCGACGCTCAGCGCGCCGCCATCACCGACGTCATCACGACGGCGCGGAGCCTCCCCGACGTGTCCGATGTCATCGATCCCTTCGACACGGCCGCGCAGCTGGCCGATCAGCAGAAGCAGATCGACGACGGACGCGCGCAGATCGAGGCCGGCCGCGCTCAGGCCGGGAGCGGGCAGCAGCAGCTGGATGCCGGCAGCGCCCAGCTCGCCGCCGGTCAGGCGCAGCTCGACGCCGCGCGCGCGCAGGCGGTGGCGGCCGGCGCCGACACCGCCGCCCTCGACGCCCAGCAGCAGCAGCTCGACGCTCAGCGAGCGCAGCTCGAGGAGCAGCAGGCGCAGCTGACCGCCGGCCTCACCACCCTCGACCAGGAGTCGGCGAAGCTGGAGAAGGGTGCCGAGCTCCTCGGCTACACCGACGGCATCCGCGTCGTGTCGGGCGACGGCGCCACCGCCATCGCCAACGTGCAGTTCACCGTCCCCCGCCTCGAGCTGCCGCAGGAGGCGAAGGACGCGGTCATCGCGCACTTCACCGAGACGCCGATCGACGGCGTCGAGGTCGCCATCTCCACCGACATCGCCCAGGGCATCCCAGAGATCCTCGGCGTCGGCGAGGCGCTCGGCGTCGCGCTGGCCGCCGTGGTCCTCATCGTCGTGCTGGGATCGCTCCTGGCCGCCGCGTTCCCGATCGTGACGGCGCTCGTCGGCGTGGCGATCGGCGCGCTGTCGACCCTCGCCTTCTCCGGCGTCGTCCAGATGGCCTCGGTGACCCCGATCCTCGGCGTCATGCTCGGACTCGCCGTCGGCATCGACTACGCGCTGTTCATCCTCTACCGCCACCGCAAGCAGCTCCTTCAGGGCGCCGACGTCCGCGAGTCGATCGGCCTCGCGAACGGCACCGCCGGCAACGCGGTCGTCTTCGCCGGCACCACGGTCGTCGTCGCGCTCCTCGCGCTCAACATCACCGGCATCCCGTTCCTCGGTCTCATGGGCACCGTCGGCGCGGTGAGCGTGCTGATCGCCGTCCTCATCGCCATCTCGCTGATCCCGGCCCTGCTCGGTCTCGCCGGCACCCGCATCCTCAGCCGTCGGGCGCGGGAGCGCGCCGCGGCTGCGGCGGCGCACCCCGTGGCGGCACCGGCTGCGGCGTCGGCACCGGCTGCGGCTGCGGCTGCACCGTCGCGCAGCGGCCAGGCCGGGGCATCCGATGGCCCTCCTCTCACCCGCCGGGCCCTGCGCGAAGCCGCCACGGGATCGGTCGCGACCGTCGCCGCCGACACCGGCTCCACGCCGACG is part of the Microbacterium lemovicicum genome and encodes:
- a CDS encoding NAD(P)/FAD-dependent oxidoreductase; its protein translation is MPSDRPSSFHRVLVIGGGNGGLSVAGRLRRQGVTDIVVVEPRTEHFYKPLFSYIAGGTARAAEVVRDQGAVTPKGVSWIRDAVTGIDPEASSVTLASGATVRYEHLIVCPGIQQDWDAVPGLAEAVSTPEVASNYTLDLAVKTSRLLQGVTRGTVVFAQPPGPASCAGAIQKPMYQACAYWRARGVLDDIRVVLVVPDATVYGVPEVDRELERKIAEYGIELSTASTVAEVDGAARTVLIARSDGRRARRLEYDALVIEPPQSAPDWLAATTLADPGDERRFVEVDPRTLRHRRYPNVWALGDAAATTNSKSGGALRKQTMVLAKNLTAVLRGRRPSAQYDGYGVCPFTVSRSTVVFAEFDDELRLQPSVPFWRGLVRERRLTWFLDRHVLPWVYWNLILQGRA
- a CDS encoding biopolymer transporter Tol, whose translation is MSAGEHDEERWLVIDGRRWRRTDPAIPEELAAALRSHLGRGRSGVRSAKRAGDEEAIAAARRRVGLAKHGLGERGPYWWERPEPERVADARAALRDLDALPDPDPLRDD
- a CDS encoding TetR/AcrR family transcriptional regulator, producing MRSEHARRAILQATATLLAERGYDHLTIEGIAAAAGVGKQTIYRWWSSKGDIIAECLLEGMVVPGRGELPDTGDIRADLTRWLRDLADMLARDEGELLLRSLIAAAAEHVEVGRRLRDVLAGPESLSGRLERATGTVPNLPRGAPVEEIAEALIGALLLRALSRSPLQPADIDRLLRAVLG
- a CDS encoding MMPL family transporter; protein product: MAELLHRLGTFAARRAWTVISAWIAILALAVGGFLVGFSGLSSSFDVPNTASGKVIEDLEKELPAFSGGSGTIVFHATDGNALTDAQRAAITDVITTARSLPDVSDVIDPFDTAAQLADQQKQIDDGRAQIEAGRAQAGSGQQQLDAGSAQLAAGQAQLDAARAQAVAAGADTAALDAQQQQLDAQRAQLEEQQAQLTAGLTTLDQESAKLEKGAELLGYTDGIRVVSGDGATAIANVQFTVPRLELPQEAKDAVIAHFTETPIDGVEVAISTDIAQGIPEILGVGEALGVALAAVVLIVVLGSLLAAAFPIVTALVGVAIGALSTLAFSGVVQMASVTPILGVMLGLAVGIDYALFILYRHRKQLLQGADVRESIGLANGTAGNAVVFAGTTVVVALLALNITGIPFLGLMGTVGAVSVLIAVLIAISLIPALLGLAGTRILSRRARERAAAAAAHPVAAPAAASAPAAAAAAPSRSGQAGASDGPPLTRRALREAATGSVATVAADTGSTPTTSSRRAHRGPAVTPMPTWRAALTVLVATVALLVVAIPALSMRLGLPDGGSEAADSTAYRAFTLTEQAFGAGVNGPLLVTAALPEGLDDDGALDARLAVARELAAQDDVVTVAPVAISDDNRLAAFQVLPAEGPNSDSTTELVRTLRTLPPVDGDIPLGVAGQAAINIDISEGLADVLPLYLLVVVGLSFLIMLMVFRSLLVPLLATAGFVLSLFATYGAVTAVFQWGWFASVLGVSNPGPILSFLPVILVGILFGLAMDYQLFLTTGMREAWAHGAAPRLAVAQGFRAGRTVVTAAALIMIAVFSGFISSEAVIIKSMGVGLALGVLFDAFVVRMLLVPALMHLLGGAAWWLPTWLDRIIPNVDVEGSALERRHPSHVGV